One Gammaproteobacteria bacterium DNA window includes the following coding sequences:
- the ychF gene encoding redox-responsive ATPase YchF yields the protein MGFNCGIVGLPNVGKSTLFNALTRAGIAAENYPFCTIDPNVGVVSVPDPRLDRIAAIVRPRRIVPTTVEFVDIAGLVAGASQGEGLGNQFLAHIRETDAIAQVVRCFEDDNVVHVAGRVDPCSDIEIIHTELALADLDTVERAVQRVVKAVRAAGDKEARVRLEVLEQVRATLGEGRPVRALGLAPEARIHLRDLHLLTAKPMLYIANVAEGAVTTNSLVEMVKEIAASEGAVVIPVCAAIEAEISELSETDRAEFLADLGLDEPGLHKVIREGYRLLGLQTFFTAGPKEVRAWTVRIGASAPESAGVIHTDFEKGFIRAEVISYNDFVAYNGEPGAKEAGKWRLEGKEYLVRDGDVMHFRFNV from the coding sequence ATGGGATTTAATTGTGGAATCGTTGGCTTGCCCAACGTAGGAAAATCTACCCTGTTCAACGCATTAACCCGCGCGGGAATTGCTGCCGAAAATTATCCGTTTTGTACTATCGACCCCAATGTAGGTGTGGTTTCCGTACCCGACCCGCGCCTAGATCGAATCGCTGCGATTGTGCGTCCACGACGCATCGTCCCCACCACGGTTGAATTCGTCGATATTGCTGGATTGGTCGCCGGAGCTTCGCAAGGCGAGGGATTAGGTAATCAATTTCTCGCGCATATTCGTGAAACTGACGCCATTGCCCAAGTTGTGCGTTGTTTCGAGGATGACAATGTAGTACATGTCGCAGGGCGGGTGGATCCATGTTCCGACATTGAAATTATCCACACCGAGCTGGCCTTGGCCGACCTTGACACTGTGGAACGGGCTGTCCAGCGCGTTGTTAAGGCCGTCAGGGCTGCTGGTGACAAGGAAGCACGCGTGCGTCTCGAAGTTTTGGAGCAGGTCCGCGCTACATTAGGTGAAGGGCGGCCGGTACGCGCGCTGGGGCTTGCTCCCGAGGCACGCATTCATTTGCGCGATTTACATCTGCTCACTGCCAAGCCAATGCTCTATATTGCCAACGTGGCGGAAGGAGCTGTTACCACTAATTCCCTCGTGGAAATGGTCAAGGAAATTGCAGCATCAGAAGGCGCGGTAGTTATTCCAGTATGCGCTGCTATTGAAGCCGAAATTTCGGAATTATCCGAAACCGACCGTGCTGAATTCCTCGCTGACCTCGGTCTAGATGAGCCGGGACTCCATAAGGTAATCCGAGAGGGTTATCGCTTGCTTGGCCTCCAGACTTTTTTCACAGCGGGTCCTAAGGAGGTAAGAGCCTGGACCGTGCGCATTGGTGCGAGCGCACCGGAATCGGCCGGGGTCATTCATACTGATTTTGAAAAAGGCTTCATCCGCGCCGAAGTTATTTCTTATAATGATTTTGTTGCCTACAACGGCGAACCAGGGGCTAAGGAAGCTGGTAAATGGCGCTTAGAGGGAAAAGAATACCTAGTTCGTGATGGCGACGTAATGCATTTTCGATTTAACGTCTAA
- the pth gene encoding peptidyl-tRNA hydrolase — protein MAVRLIVGLGNPGPRYEETRHNAGFWVVDTLARAAGVKLRPEVRFLGEICRVVGHNGDDCWLLKPTTFMNHSGQAVAALSRFHKMAPSEILVVHDDLDLPPGIARLKNGGGHGGHNGLRDIIAHLGSEFSRLRLGIGHPGNARPVIDHVLDRPSHADETAIRDAIDAAIQVLPWVCAGQLQKAMNQLNGQRVSMVTIQKENPSHGI, from the coding sequence GTGGCGGTGCGTCTCATTGTCGGCCTGGGTAACCCTGGGCCGCGCTATGAGGAAACACGCCATAACGCGGGTTTCTGGGTGGTGGATACCTTAGCGCGGGCAGCGGGCGTCAAACTGCGCCCCGAGGTGCGTTTTCTCGGTGAGATTTGCCGCGTTGTCGGCCACAACGGTGACGACTGCTGGTTGCTCAAACCGACGACCTTCATGAATCATAGTGGCCAGGCAGTGGCAGCTTTGAGCCGCTTCCATAAAATGGCACCATCCGAAATTCTGGTTGTTCATGACGACCTTGATCTTCCCCCAGGCATCGCCCGTCTTAAGAATGGTGGTGGCCATGGCGGCCACAATGGCCTGCGCGACATTATCGCCCACCTTGGGTCTGAATTTTCACGCCTGCGTCTCGGCATTGGCCACCCTGGAAACGCGCGACCGGTGATCGATCATGTCTTGGATCGCCCCTCGCACGCTGATGAAACCGCGATTCGTGACGCCATTGATGCGGCAATACAAGTATTGCCCTGGGTCTGCGCCGGTCAACTTCAGAAGGCCATGAATCAGCTTAATGGCCAGCGTGTGTCCATGGTAACCATTCAAAAGGAGAATCCATCTCATGGGATTTAA
- the rplY gene encoding 50S ribosomal protein L25 produces MSAIEFELNAEPRNHLGKGENRRLRRAGKVPAIVYGGLAAPMPITLSHSEILRRLEHEAFYSHVLNIHIDGKIERAILKDIHRHPAKPMVMHMDLQRIDSSHKIHIRVPLHFINETISPGVKTSGGRVSHLLTSIDVECLVDNLPEYIKVDLATLEMGQTIHLSDLKLPEGVAVRGGLANQPVVTIGSTRTGEAETPEAVAVAPAPTAAPAAKKS; encoded by the coding sequence ATGAGTGCCATCGAATTTGAACTGAACGCCGAGCCGCGCAATCACCTGGGAAAGGGCGAAAATCGCCGTTTGCGTCGCGCAGGAAAGGTTCCTGCAATTGTCTATGGTGGCTTGGCCGCGCCCATGCCGATTACTCTCAGCCATAGCGAAATTTTGCGTCGTCTCGAACATGAGGCGTTTTATTCGCATGTGTTGAATATTCACATCGATGGAAAGATCGAGCGGGCCATTCTCAAGGATATTCACCGTCATCCCGCTAAACCCATGGTGATGCACATGGATCTGCAACGGATAGACTCCAGCCATAAAATTCATATCCGAGTACCCTTACACTTTATCAACGAAACGATCTCACCAGGTGTCAAGACCAGTGGTGGACGGGTTTCCCACCTGCTCACCAGCATTGACGTGGAATGTCTCGTCGATAATCTCCCTGAATACATCAAGGTGGACCTTGCAACACTGGAAATGGGCCAGACGATTCACCTCTCTGATCTGAAACTGCCGGAAGGCGTTGCTGTCCGTGGAGGATTGGCCAATCAGCCGGTGGTGACCATCGGCAGTACCCGTACTGGTGAGGCAGAAACACCTGAAGCGGTAGCCGTCGCTCCCGCCCCCACCGCTGCTCCGGCAGCGAAAAAATCCTAA